In Cytobacillus oceanisediminis, the following proteins share a genomic window:
- a CDS encoding DUF488 domain-containing protein: MAEITIKRVYDPYEEDDGYRVLVDRLWPRGIKKEAAHLSAWEKEVAPSSELRKSFNHKPELFGMFREKYLIELRTQTDMIRKMEELYEISKKQKLTLIYAAKDTVNNHAIILLEELLRKQK; encoded by the coding sequence ATGGCTGAAATTACTATAAAAAGAGTATACGATCCGTATGAAGAGGATGATGGATACCGAGTATTAGTGGATAGGCTATGGCCGAGAGGAATTAAAAAAGAAGCTGCACATCTATCAGCCTGGGAGAAAGAAGTTGCACCAAGCAGCGAGCTTAGAAAATCTTTTAATCATAAACCTGAACTTTTCGGTATGTTTCGGGAAAAGTATCTCATTGAGCTGCGCACACAGACAGACATGATTCGCAAGATGGAAGAACTGTACGAGATATCTAAGAAGCAAAAACTTACACTAATATATGCTGCAAAAGATACAGTAAATAACCATGCAATTATATTATTGGAAGAATTATTAAGGAAGCAGAAATAG
- the hemG gene encoding protoporphyrinogen oxidase, with protein MKTVLVIGGGVTGLSAMYELNKWKKENDQDIRLVLAESAEQLGGKIRTVREGGFVIEAGADSIVARKANGMNFIQELGLEEEVVYNAAGRSYIYSDGELNLIPADSVFGIPASVESLAKSTLVSAEGKVEALKDFYTKNDSFTKNDSIGDFLEHFFGKELVEKQIAPVLSGVYSGNLSDLTIASTLPQVFEYKEKYGSIIRGFEENKKVFQSGGGKKFLSFKKGLDALIDAYEEKLDEAEILKNTEAVKIKETNRGYLVDFSNGESLEADHVVLSIPHNAAVALFDHEELKAEFELLKNSSLISIYLAYDIPDSELPEDGTGFITSNTDELTCNACTWTSRKWKHTSENGNLLVRLFYKSSHPAFASLKEMNEEDLLQTALADIEKSLGITAVPAASEVTNWTEKMPNYLISHPKTVASIENRLGQEYPGIWLAGCSYYGVGIPDCIENGAETARKIIERI; from the coding sequence GTGAAAACAGTATTGGTCATAGGCGGCGGTGTAACAGGATTGTCCGCTATGTATGAACTGAATAAGTGGAAAAAAGAAAATGATCAGGATATAAGGCTTGTGCTGGCAGAATCAGCGGAACAGCTTGGCGGGAAAATCCGCACTGTCAGAGAAGGCGGATTTGTAATCGAAGCGGGAGCTGATTCGATTGTTGCCCGCAAAGCGAATGGGATGAATTTTATCCAGGAGCTGGGGCTGGAAGAAGAGGTTGTGTACAATGCTGCGGGGCGATCTTATATATATAGTGATGGAGAGCTGAACCTGATCCCGGCAGATTCTGTATTTGGGATTCCGGCGAGCGTTGAATCTCTTGCCAAGTCAACGCTTGTTTCTGCTGAAGGAAAGGTTGAAGCCCTAAAAGATTTTTATACGAAAAATGATAGCTTTACAAAGAACGATTCCATCGGCGATTTCCTGGAGCATTTCTTCGGAAAAGAGCTAGTGGAAAAACAAATTGCGCCTGTTCTTTCGGGAGTATATTCCGGGAATCTCAGTGACTTAACTATTGCTTCGACACTGCCGCAGGTGTTCGAATATAAAGAAAAATACGGCAGCATCATAAGAGGTTTTGAGGAAAATAAAAAAGTGTTCCAGAGCGGTGGGGGAAAGAAGTTCCTTTCCTTTAAAAAAGGTCTGGATGCATTAATTGATGCTTATGAGGAAAAATTGGATGAAGCAGAAATATTAAAAAACACAGAGGCAGTTAAAATTAAGGAAACGAATCGCGGGTATCTGGTTGATTTTTCGAATGGAGAAAGCCTTGAGGCAGACCATGTAGTGCTGAGCATTCCGCATAATGCCGCTGTAGCCCTGTTTGATCATGAGGAGCTGAAAGCGGAATTCGAACTTTTGAAGAACAGTTCCCTGATTTCTATCTATCTTGCTTATGATATTCCAGACAGCGAGCTGCCTGAAGACGGGACAGGGTTCATTACTTCAAATACGGATGAATTAACCTGCAATGCCTGTACATGGACAAGCCGCAAGTGGAAGCATACCTCAGAAAACGGTAATTTGCTTGTTAGATTATTTTATAAAAGCAGCCATCCGGCCTTTGCATCTCTAAAGGAAATGAATGAAGAAGATCTGCTGCAGACGGCTTTGGCTGATATTGAAAAAAGCCTTGGCATTACGGCTGTTCCCGCTGCAAGTGAAGTGACGAACTGGACTGAAAAAATGCCAAACTATCTGATATCTCATCCGAAGACAGTAGCATCAATTGAAAACAGGCTGGGCCAGGAATACCCGGGAATATGGCTTGCAGGATGCTCCTATTATGGTGTAGGAATACCAGATTGCATCGAAAATGGGGCAGAAACTGCCAGAAAAATTATTGAACGTATATAA
- a CDS encoding LutC/YkgG family protein, protein MAAGQVHNRNSFLDNLAKNLGRRRLSEVEKPAWNHNPQWDVLKCASQDELVEVLKKQCLLIHTDVYETAFAELPEQIGRLIKEYGGKSVVTWDDPRFEEYGLSSLPIDLNGDGIAVHVWDQEGGEENLAFSAHADIGITFSDAALAESGTVVLFSDKGKGRAVSLLPVIYFAIIPKSTIVPRMTQVAKHIHTMVENGEPVPSCVNFISGPSNSADIEMNLIVGVHGPVQAVYIIVNDK, encoded by the coding sequence ATGGCAGCTGGACAAGTGCATAATCGCAATTCTTTCCTTGACAATCTGGCAAAAAATCTGGGGAGAAGACGTCTTTCTGAGGTAGAGAAACCTGCATGGAATCATAATCCTCAGTGGGACGTTTTAAAGTGCGCCTCACAGGACGAGCTTGTAGAGGTTCTGAAGAAGCAATGTTTGCTAATTCATACGGATGTATATGAAACAGCTTTTGCAGAGCTACCTGAACAAATCGGCCGCTTGATTAAGGAATATGGCGGCAAATCGGTCGTTACATGGGATGACCCGCGTTTTGAAGAATATGGATTATCTTCCCTCCCTATTGATTTGAATGGCGATGGAATAGCAGTCCATGTCTGGGATCAAGAAGGAGGAGAAGAGAATCTTGCTTTCTCCGCACATGCAGACATCGGAATTACCTTTAGTGATGCTGCGCTTGCAGAGTCAGGAACTGTTGTTTTGTTCAGTGATAAAGGGAAGGGACGAGCAGTAAGCCTTCTTCCAGTGATTTACTTTGCCATTATCCCAAAAAGCACAATTGTTCCAAGAATGACCCAGGTTGCAAAGCATATCCACACAATGGTGGAGAATGGCGAACCTGTCCCATCCTGTGTAAATTTCATTTCAGGCCCAAGCAACAGTGCCGATATTGAAATGAATTTAATTGTAGGTGTACATGGTCCTGTGCAGGCTGTATATATCATTGTTAACGATAAATAA
- a CDS encoding C45 family autoproteolytic acyltransferase/hydolase — protein sequence MKKIYSDIIQFRGTHFDFGFMQGELIKDSLSVKNREDQWKVRKPRFSISEAEVKEAITRFAPGIWDELLGIQEALQWPMERVLKEFGGYRLDYVRSGCSILTGADYLIRNYDYHPKTYEGRYTFFQPSDQGYAIMGPSQRVTGRMDGMNEKGLVIGYNFMNRKKPADGFICCMIGRLILEACAKVEEAVEMLKEIPHRHSFTYVVYDTSGETYAVETSPRGVQVRQTTACTNHFEIMKDENRNHLADSMRRLDVMKSRQGERLDVHGAFRLLNDSDKGVFSDLYGSWAGTIHTSAYLPGEMKVWFALGGDREPVIFDFGHWLDGQDIEINRITGEVDTDIPFLHMDEQANWFRK from the coding sequence TTGAAAAAGATTTACAGTGATATTATTCAATTCCGCGGAACCCACTTTGATTTTGGTTTCATGCAGGGAGAACTTATAAAGGATTCACTTTCTGTTAAAAATCGGGAGGATCAATGGAAGGTAAGAAAGCCGCGTTTTTCAATAAGTGAAGCTGAAGTGAAAGAAGCGATTACGAGGTTTGCACCAGGAATTTGGGATGAGCTGCTTGGAATACAGGAAGCATTGCAATGGCCGATGGAGCGGGTTTTGAAGGAGTTTGGCGGGTATCGCCTCGATTATGTCCGTTCGGGCTGTTCCATCCTTACAGGGGCTGACTACCTGATCCGCAATTATGATTACCACCCGAAAACCTATGAAGGACGCTATACCTTTTTTCAGCCATCAGACCAGGGCTATGCGATTATGGGCCCCAGCCAGAGGGTGACCGGCCGGATGGATGGCATGAACGAAAAAGGACTGGTGATTGGCTATAATTTTATGAACCGTAAAAAGCCTGCTGATGGCTTTATCTGCTGTATGATCGGCCGCCTGATTTTGGAAGCATGTGCAAAAGTGGAAGAAGCGGTTGAGATGCTGAAGGAAATACCGCACCGCCATTCTTTTACCTATGTGGTGTATGACACAAGCGGAGAGACTTATGCAGTGGAAACATCTCCGAGAGGTGTACAGGTCCGTCAGACAACTGCCTGTACAAACCATTTTGAAATCATGAAGGATGAAAATCGCAACCATCTAGCTGACAGCATGCGCAGGCTGGATGTCATGAAAAGCCGTCAGGGTGAACGATTAGATGTACATGGTGCTTTTCGCCTCCTGAATGATAGCGATAAAGGCGTTTTTTCAGATCTTTATGGTAGCTGGGCCGGGACGATTCATACATCAGCCTATCTGCCAGGGGAGATGAAAGTCTGGTTTGCGCTCGGCGGCGACAGAGAGCCTGTTATCTTTGACTTCGGGCATTGGCTCGATGGCCAGGATATTGAAATTAATAGAATCACTGGTGAAGTTGATACGGACATTCCTTTTTTGCATATGGATGAACAGGCGAATTGGTTCAGGAAATGA